The DNA window CAGAGCCAGCCGTCCCAGTGCAATCACTTTTGGCATGGGGTCATCAGTCAGACAAACACAAGCACGAGTTAGTTCATCATGCAAGAAACCTTGAGCTAAAAATCTGCTCAGTAAACGCTGGACAATTCTGTGTTCTAAATGCAGATGAACTACATCCCCATCTAAAGAACCAGGATCTCGAAATACTACAGGGCGAATCGGTGCTTCTTTTCGCCATTCCCAAGGCTTTTGTCCAATTTTTCGAGGTGTTCTCAGGGTATCAAGTGTAGTTGACCATGTTGGATCTGCACCAGTACGCTGGTCGAGAGCCGGAATTGTCCAACGCGCAGTTACAGGATTGTTAGCAACTTCATTCACATCTACAGGGGCAAGTGTTGGGACTCCCAGAATTTCTAAAGAAGCAGAGATGGCATTACGGAAGTGATTGTCATCTAGTCCCAACCAATCCCGCGAGTCTTTCAACATTTCTTGTAAATTCTCAACTTGTTTAGTCAAATCCTGTTGGCGGAGTCTAGCTTGCTCCAGTTCCTCATTAATTACCTGTGTGTTTACTGTTTCCTTGTTACTGAGTTGCTCTGCTTTATTAATCGAATCGGCAAGATTATTTACTTCTTGGTGGCGAATTCCATTAGCCAGTAAGCGCGACACATTTCTTTCAACTACTGGTGCAAGGCTGCCAAGCTCTTGTTGAATCGTGGCTGTTTTTCGCACCAGTACATCCAATACTTTGTCTTCTGTGCGTTGCGGTAAGACAAAGTAGTAACAATGGACAACAGGCGATCGCTGTAATTTCCGGTCAATCCGTCCATTACGCTGTTCCATCCTTGATGGGTTCCACGGCACATCAAAGTGGAACAAGTCAGCACAGTTGTTTTGGAGGTTCACCCCTTCTCGTGCTGCATCTGTGGCAATCAGGATTCGCAGGGGATGACGTGCTGGGTCAGCGTTAAATGCACTTTTAATAGCTTCGCGGCGTTCTTCTCCAATGCCCCCGTGAAATACATCTATGCGTTCTTGTTCGCGGTTAGAATTAGCGATCGCACTTTGTAATTGCTGTTGTAAATAACGTTTAGTATCTGTATATTCTGTAAAGATAATTACTCGTCGTTCTAACCAACCAGCATTCGGCTGACCTAAATCGGGACAAAGATTTTGGCGAATCCACTCCACCAGTTTTTGAATCCTCGGATCTGGTTGGTAGCGAGAGGCATTAGCTACATCTGCCATTTCATCTAAAATTGCTAATTCACGGGCTGTTTGTCCCGCAGCCTGCATACTAGCTGCTGCCATTTGAGCATCTTCTTCTGCAATTACTTCCTCTTCGGAAAATTCAGCCCGTTCGTCATCTGCACCAGGAGATTCAAACAGCAACGGTAGACTGACTTGATGTGTGGATGAGCGGTGAGCCACTTGCTTTTCCATCCCCGTCCGATGCACCTTTAAAGTCCGTGCAAATGCCTCAATAGAAGACAAAAGACGCTTTTGCAGGGAAGTAATTACCAGCATTGCCGTAGTCTGAGTAGACTTCGCTGCATCTTTGAGCTTTTCCTCACGCAGATTGCGATACTGTTGCAGCAATCGGGATAATTTGAGTTCGGGCGCGTCTTCTGGCAGGTTATCAATAACTATAGGAAGAACGTAGCGTTGGGGAAACTCTTCTCCGATCTCCCGTAAATCTTGTTTTAAGCGCCGCACCATTACAGTGTCCAGTAACTTGCGATTACGAACGGGTACTCCTCGGCAGAAACGCTGGGGATCAAGAATTTCTAGTAAGGCGGCGAAGCTGTTGGAATGTCCATTGTGGGGTGTGGCAGAAAGAAATAATTTGTGTTCAAAACGCGGTGCTAAGTCTCGAACAGTTTTGGTAAGTTGGGAATCAACGGCATACTTTGCCCCACTCGCAGGTGCAGCATTGTGAGCTTCATCAAGGATAAGCATGGAAGCAGCCGCAAAATCACCAAGCCAGTCCCGTAACGGTGCGGCATAGGTTTCATCTCGTAGCAAAGCGTGGGAAATAATGAACCTAGTGTGTGTCATCCAAGGGTTAATTCCATAACCCCGTTCTTGACGACGCGCAGCAATAAACTCACGGTCAAGAATCATAAATGTGAGTCCAAAGCGACTCTCCATTTCCTCTTGCCATTGTCGCACTACTGACGGTGGACACGAGATAACGACTCGTCTAACCTTTTGTCGCATCAGCATCTCACGCAGTATCAGCCCTGCTTCAATTGTCTTGCCCAGCCCTACATCGTCAGCAATGAACAAACCAACTCTCGGCATCAGTAAAGCTTTACGTAGCGGCTCTAATTGATAAGCTTTGACTTCTATACCGGCTCGGTAAGGCGCTTGAAAAAGCTTGGCATCTGTGGAAGTAACGCAATTCCACCGTAATGTGTGCAGGTAGGCAGAAAACAGACGCGGATTATCAAAACCTCGATTCGCTATCGATTCCCATGATGTCGCCCCGACGATTTTCGCATCTATTTCCCGTTCCCACAGGACTTCTAGCGATTCTCCTAACGCATCATCTTCTAAACAAGAAAGACTAACTTTAGTGTCTTGCTCTGGAGACGGTTTCGACACAACTTCTTCTACAAGATATTGCCGCGATCGCACGCGCACAATCTGTCCAGTTACAATGTCAGTCACTCGTGTCTGCCCCCTTGTAACTCGGCTGGTATTATCCCTCCTCTAATCATGAAAAACTCACTCCCCTAAACCCTAATGCCTGGTTAGCTTGGAGTGCTAATCTACAACCATCTTTTTGAAAGTTGCGTTGCAGGTATAAAATAGCTTTTAATCTATTTGTTCTTTAGCACCTGCTACATCTTAATGATGTTATTTTATATACGTCTATAGCAAGTGGCTATTTTCAGCAGAAAACTTTGTAATTCCTAAATGAAGAGAGTCTAAAAGGTATAATCTACCTAATATCACATAGACAATTATTGGATTAAAATTAAATAGTAATCTATTGCTCAGTAATATCACTTAAAATATTTAGGCTGAATTGCGTATACTTAAAGTAACCTGATAAACTAGCATTATTTAACCACTGTCAACCAACATCGAGAATTGCTCACAGAGATGGAAGCCCTCAAGTAGTTCTTGATAGAGAAAGTACCCTTGAGGGTACTGTGAATGGCTGCCATTCGTTTCTAGGATATTTTATAGAAGTTTTTTTCAGTGGCCACAGCGATGTCTTCTATTGAGGACAACAAAATAATTGTTTGGCGATCGCAAAAAGACGAGCGAATCAGTGTAAATTCAGAAATTCTTGAAATTAATAAAAATACTAACTTGCAGGATGATATAACCCCGTATTTTCGTTAAATTCCCACCCCATACCCGATTTATCCTTGCCCTTGCACCATGCCACAAAAAGCGGTGGGTGCAGCTTATTTCGCTGTTCGCGTACAGTTTCTTGACTTACACCAAGTCTTGAAGCTAAACCTTCTTCCGTCAACGGTTGGATTCGGGGAGTATGCCCTTTGAAGGATGAATTGTTGTTGTACGATTTATTGCCCCGCCTCGGTTGGTTGTTAAGATGATTTTGAATTTTAATAATCGCCTCAGTAAACTGTGTCATTCGGGCTGTTATCCCCTCAATTTTTTCTGATAAATCGGCGAGATTATGGATTGCTTCGGTTTCGTTGCTATTAGATTCACTTGAAAATTGTGACTCCAGCTTATCAAGTCGTGAGCAAATAGCTAATATCGTTTCATTCGTAGGACTGCCGTTACTATTATTACCATTAACTAAGTACTCCTCAACACTTGCCTTAATCTTAGAGTCCAAGCGTTTATCTAAATTATCGCCACCAATTGCATCAAGGTTATCTATATCATCTAGGTAGAGTTCGATAAATTGGGTCAGCGTGGCTGTTGCCGTCGTCCCTTTCGACTTACAACGGGCAATAAACTGCTCCCACATCTTTTGGTCGCAGTTAAAAGATGCCAGTTTCTTGTTTTTCCCTGTTTGGCTCATGTCTAGGTAATGTCTAGGTAAATCTGGACTGGACACGACTGAGTGAGCGTGTCATCCATCTTGATAACTACCTTGACACTATCATTTTCGAGCGCATGAGTGCGCCCGCCGGAGACGATGGTCTCCGACCGACCGGAGGTCATCGCCTCTACCAAAAAGCAGTCAGATTACTACTGTCTGCAACAGTTAGTTAGCCACTGTTGGAGTTGTTCAGGAGTCGTTGGCGCACGCACAATTTGAGCAAAGCCTGTTATCGCTTTTGTAGCCAAATCAGGGGGTGACTTCCTGGCTAACGCATCCATTTAGTCAATCATATCTGCCAACAAATTTGTCATTTCTGACTGACCTTGTTTGCGGTTATCGTCATACTGGATTAATACATCCAGCTTGACATGACGGCTGACTTTTTGCGTCTTTCGCACATCCCCTTGGGTTGCTTCCAAAAGAGTTGTAATCCCACTGTGGCGGATGCGGTGGGGTGACATTAACTTTTTTACACCAGCTGCATCAAAATAATTGACAACAATTTTACGGATGCCGTCCCCAGTGAGGCGATGCCCTTTGCTGCGGTTATCAAGGGCGATAAATAAAGGTGAGGAGGCGGTAATATTACCCCGAACTTGCAACCAATCACAGATAGCATTAACTGTTGCTACTGACAGTTTTACCCATTCATCATTCGTACCTTGCCCTTTTCCCAAAATCCGCAATCTGCTTTCGTGTGGGTCGAAGTCTTTTATATTTAATTGACTCACCTCATTGCGTCGCAGTAAATTTTCCCACAACAGCCGCAATAGCGCATAATCTCTTTGACCATGAACAGTTGAGCGCTCAATTAGCTGGATTACACTGTTGATGCTTTGAGCATCCACCCCGGTAGTATCTCGATACGCTTTTACCTTTTCCAACTCTACATCTTCTAGCGTGTAGCTGCACACACCTAACTTGCGGGCAAACTTCACCAACGATTTAATGCTGCTGAGGCGACGGTTGACCGTTGCTTCCTTCAACCCAATAGCCAGTAGCTTGGCCTTATATTTCAGCACCACCGCCACCGCCCGTTTCTCGGTCAGGTGCAGAAATTCCAACACGCTGTCAACATTTGGCTCAATACCAGTCATCGCCACAAAAAATTTCCGCAAATCTTTCTGGTATTCGCGCCGGGTGCTGGGTGCGCGAA is part of the Nostoc sp. 'Peltigera membranacea cyanobiont' N6 genome and encodes:
- the drmD gene encoding DISARM system SNF2-like helicase DrmD, whose protein sequence is MTDIVTGQIVRVRSRQYLVEEVVSKPSPEQDTKVSLSCLEDDALGESLEVLWEREIDAKIVGATSWESIANRGFDNPRLFSAYLHTLRWNCVTSTDAKLFQAPYRAGIEVKAYQLEPLRKALLMPRVGLFIADDVGLGKTIEAGLILREMLMRQKVRRVVISCPPSVVRQWQEEMESRFGLTFMILDREFIAARRQERGYGINPWMTHTRFIISHALLRDETYAAPLRDWLGDFAAASMLILDEAHNAAPASGAKYAVDSQLTKTVRDLAPRFEHKLFLSATPHNGHSNSFAALLEILDPQRFCRGVPVRNRKLLDTVMVRRLKQDLREIGEEFPQRYVLPIVIDNLPEDAPELKLSRLLQQYRNLREEKLKDAAKSTQTTAMLVITSLQKRLLSSIEAFARTLKVHRTGMEKQVAHRSSTHQVSLPLLFESPGADDERAEFSEEEVIAEEDAQMAAASMQAAGQTARELAILDEMADVANASRYQPDPRIQKLVEWIRQNLCPDLGQPNAGWLERRVIIFTEYTDTKRYLQQQLQSAIANSNREQERIDVFHGGIGEERREAIKSAFNADPARHPLRILIATDAAREGVNLQNNCADLFHFDVPWNPSRMEQRNGRIDRKLQRSPVVHCYYFVLPQRTEDKVLDVLVRKTATIQQELGSLAPVVERNVSRLLANGIRHQEVNNLADSINKAEQLSNKETVNTQVINEELEQARLRQQDLTKQVENLQEMLKDSRDWLGLDDNHFRNAISASLEILGVPTLAPVDVNEVANNPVTARWTIPALDQRTGADPTWSTTLDTLRTPRKIGQKPWEWRKEAPIRPVVFRDPGSLDGDVVHLHLEHRIVQRLLSRFLAQGFLHDELTRACVCLTDDPMPKVIALGRLALYGERASRLHDQVIAVAAEWSDPSSRGRKKLQPLREGEKDNVLELLENSLASPHLLEVAEAVKERLKKSAAQDVAELIPHLERRATALAESAEKKLANRGIKEAAEMKNILEEQQTRILKCQEESKAVQLSLPFIEEQRQLDADRRHWEKRLQAIATELISEPARIEAAYKVKAVRVEPVGVIYLWPISG
- a CDS encoding tyrosine-type recombinase/integrase — translated: MEDLSRQSECSWANRERIDLISKTPIFAPNAMSDTSYPPWRASPKANDDTGFDDAVESLKKSLSAPIERYFAATEDEQDVIALMLANIRAPSTRREYQKDLRKFFVAMTGIEPNVDSVLEFLHLTEKRAVAVVLKYKAKLLAIGLKEATVNRRLSSIKSLVKFARKLGVCSYTLEDVELEKVKAYRDTTGVDAQSINSVIQLIERSTVHGQRDYALLRLLWENLLRRNEVSQLNIKDFDPHESRLRILGKGQGTNDEWVKLSVATVNAICDWLQVRGNITASSPLFIALDNRSKGHRLTGDGIRKIVVNYFDAAGVKKLMSPHRIRHSGITTLLEATQGDVRKTQKVSRHVKLDVLIQYDDNRKQGQSEMTNLLADMID